One region of Caldimonas thermodepolymerans genomic DNA includes:
- a CDS encoding nitroreductase family protein, with product MTASTPRPSPLLEAARAAIRLRYGEQPCAGRAAQSVDAGNAAAWNPVLDTLLAHRSVRAFRPDPLPPHLLPWLVAAAQSAPSSSNLQTWSVVVVEDAGRRQRLAALVGTQRHVEEAPLLLVWLVDLSRLQRVAEAAGRTIEGPQYLDTFLMGAIDAALAAQNALVAAESLGLGSVYIGAMRNRPEEVAAELGLPPQVHAVFGHCIGWPDEARPAYVKPRLAPEAVLSRERYQPAPPEAIAEYDQALQAYFAAQGIAHPAWSTQVLDRLRDPAALKGRHRLVEALHGQGFELR from the coding sequence ATGACCGCCAGTACGCCACGACCCTCGCCCCTGCTCGAGGCCGCACGCGCGGCGATCCGCCTGCGCTACGGCGAGCAGCCGTGTGCCGGGCGGGCCGCGCAGTCGGTGGACGCCGGCAACGCCGCGGCCTGGAACCCGGTGCTGGACACGCTGCTGGCGCACCGCTCGGTGCGCGCGTTCCGGCCCGATCCGTTGCCGCCGCACCTGCTGCCGTGGCTGGTCGCTGCGGCGCAGTCGGCGCCGAGCTCGTCCAACCTGCAGACCTGGAGCGTGGTGGTGGTCGAGGACGCCGGGCGGCGCCAGCGCCTGGCCGCGCTGGTCGGGACCCAGCGCCACGTGGAGGAAGCGCCCCTGCTGCTGGTGTGGCTGGTGGACCTGTCCCGGCTGCAGCGCGTGGCCGAGGCGGCCGGGCGCACGATCGAGGGGCCGCAGTACCTCGACACCTTCCTGATGGGCGCGATCGACGCGGCACTGGCGGCGCAGAACGCGCTGGTCGCTGCCGAGTCGCTCGGGCTCGGCTCGGTCTACATCGGCGCGATGCGCAACCGGCCCGAGGAGGTCGCGGCCGAGCTGGGGCTGCCGCCGCAGGTGCACGCGGTGTTCGGCCACTGCATCGGCTGGCCGGACGAGGCCCGGCCGGCGTACGTCAAGCCGCGGCTCGCGCCCGAGGCGGTGCTGTCGCGCGAGCGCTACCAGCCCGCGCCGCCCGAGGCGATCGCCGAGTACGACCAGGCGCTGCAGGCCTACTTCGCCGCGCAGGGGATCGCGCATCCGGCCTGGAGCACGCAGGTGCTCGACCGCCTGCGCGACCCGGCCGCGCTCAAGGGGCGCCACCGCCTGGTCGAGGCGCTGCACGGCCAGGGGTTCGAACTGCGCTGA
- the imuA gene encoding translesion DNA synthesis-associated protein ImuA — MSSTLALAPAEPASSSLSLPADVEALAERGRLWRGHQLGGAGARVLPTGHPVLDRELPGGGWPCQALTELLLPPGAGCEWRLLGPALRALAAEGGACVLVGAPAGLMPHAAGLALAGLDPARLVWVAPGTPEQALWAAEQALHCRDTAAVLLWLPQARVAALRRLQAHAQQADLPLFALRPQQAAQDSSLAPLRLAVAPGAWPWSLQVRVLKRRGPAHEGVLELPALPPRLAGVLAARLRSLAAPPAAPAPSAPNQEARDAVLAGPDRTALSVVA, encoded by the coding sequence ATGTCTTCCACCCTTGCCCTGGCGCCGGCCGAGCCGGCGTCGTCGTCTTTGTCGCTGCCTGCGGACGTCGAGGCCCTGGCCGAGCGCGGCCGGCTCTGGCGCGGCCACCAGCTGGGCGGCGCCGGGGCCCGGGTGCTGCCGACCGGGCATCCCGTGCTGGACCGCGAGCTGCCCGGCGGCGGCTGGCCCTGCCAGGCCCTGACCGAGCTGCTACTGCCGCCCGGCGCCGGCTGCGAATGGCGGCTGCTGGGGCCGGCGCTGCGCGCGCTGGCCGCCGAGGGCGGGGCCTGCGTGCTGGTCGGCGCCCCCGCCGGCCTGATGCCGCATGCGGCCGGCCTCGCGCTGGCCGGGCTGGACCCGGCGCGGCTGGTGTGGGTGGCGCCAGGGACGCCGGAGCAGGCCTTGTGGGCCGCCGAACAGGCACTGCATTGCCGCGACACGGCGGCGGTGCTGCTGTGGCTGCCGCAGGCGCGCGTGGCGGCCTTGCGGCGCCTGCAGGCCCATGCCCAGCAGGCCGATCTGCCGCTGTTCGCGTTGCGGCCGCAGCAGGCCGCACAGGACTCCTCGCTGGCGCCGCTGCGCCTGGCCGTGGCCCCGGGGGCATGGCCCTGGAGCCTGCAGGTGCGGGTGCTCAAGCGCCGCGGTCCGGCGCACGAGGGCGTGCTGGAGCTGCCGGCGCTGCCGCCGCGCCTGGCCGGCGTGCTGGCGGCCCGGCTGCGCAGCCTGGCCGCGCCGCCGGCGGCTCCGGCCCCGTCCGCGCCTAACCAGGAGGCCCGCGATGCCGTACTGGCTGGCCCTGATCGCACCGCCCTGTCCGTCGTCGCCTGA
- a CDS encoding aldo/keto reductase, which produces MTLPTTRLGRTGLTVSRLALGTMTFGLQTDEAGARAILDRAADAGIDFIDTADVYPLGGTLATVGRTEEILGRWLQGQRQRYIVATKAVGATGPAPWDQGASRKHLLDAIDASLRRLGTDYVDLYQLHFDDPHTPLDETLQALDTIVRSGRARYVGVSNFLAWRLARAIGRTELLRLAPIVSVQPRYNLLYREIERELLPLAQEEGLGVIPYNPLAGGLLTGKHRLDTGPTEGTRFTLGTAAERYQERYWEARKFATVQQLQAVAQEAGLSLTTAAVAWVLANPVVTAPIIGASRAEQLDASLAAVQLALDPQVKASFDELTAEYRRGDSLR; this is translated from the coding sequence ATGACCCTGCCCACCACCCGACTCGGCCGCACCGGCCTGACCGTCTCGCGCCTGGCGCTCGGCACCATGACCTTCGGCCTGCAGACCGACGAGGCTGGCGCGCGCGCCATCCTCGACCGCGCCGCGGATGCCGGCATCGACTTCATCGACACGGCCGACGTCTACCCGCTGGGCGGCACGCTGGCCACCGTCGGCCGCACCGAGGAGATCCTCGGCCGCTGGCTGCAGGGCCAGCGCCAACGCTACATCGTCGCGACCAAGGCGGTCGGCGCCACCGGCCCCGCCCCCTGGGACCAGGGCGCGTCGCGCAAGCACCTGCTCGACGCGATCGACGCCTCGCTGCGCCGGCTCGGCACCGACTACGTGGACCTGTACCAGCTGCACTTCGACGACCCGCACACGCCGCTGGACGAGACGCTGCAGGCGCTCGACACCATCGTGCGCAGCGGCCGGGCGCGCTACGTCGGGGTTTCCAACTTCCTCGCCTGGCGGCTGGCGCGCGCGATCGGCCGCACCGAGCTGCTGCGGCTGGCGCCCATCGTCTCGGTGCAGCCGCGCTACAACCTGCTGTACCGCGAGATCGAGCGCGAGCTGCTGCCGCTGGCGCAGGAGGAAGGCCTGGGCGTGATCCCCTACAACCCGCTGGCCGGCGGCCTGCTGACCGGCAAGCACCGCCTCGACACCGGTCCGACCGAAGGCACCCGCTTCACGCTCGGCACCGCCGCGGAGCGCTACCAGGAGCGCTACTGGGAAGCGCGCAAGTTCGCCACCGTGCAGCAGCTGCAGGCCGTGGCGCAGGAGGCCGGACTGTCGCTGACCACCGCGGCGGTGGCCTGGGTGCTCGCCAACCCGGTGGTGACGGCCCCCATCATCGGCGCCAGCCGCGCCGAGCAGCTCGACGCGAGCCTCGCGGCCGTGCAGCTGGCGCTGGACCCGCAGGTCAAGGCCAGCTTCGACGAGCTCACCGCCGAGTACCGGCGCGGCGACTCGCTGCGCTGA
- the msuE gene encoding FMN reductase, producing MTTPKIVAVSGGLQRPSKTLALTETIVARLVQASGAQSQVLSLSELWPHLGAALYRQELPEVARQALDAIEAADFLVVASPVFRATYTGLFKHLFDFVDQHALVEKPVLLAATGGSERHALVIDHQLRPLFSFFQARTLPIGVYGTDRDFSNYQVSDGALSARIDLAVERALPYLASRPVAVRQAEPVALAA from the coding sequence ATGACCACTCCCAAGATCGTCGCGGTGTCCGGCGGACTGCAGCGTCCGTCCAAGACCCTTGCCCTGACCGAAACCATCGTCGCGCGCCTGGTGCAGGCCAGCGGCGCGCAGTCGCAGGTGCTGAGCCTGTCCGAGCTGTGGCCGCACCTGGGCGCCGCGCTGTACCGCCAGGAACTGCCCGAGGTGGCCCGGCAGGCGCTGGACGCGATCGAGGCGGCCGATTTCCTGGTCGTCGCCAGCCCCGTGTTCCGCGCCACCTACACCGGGCTGTTCAAGCACCTGTTCGACTTCGTCGACCAGCACGCGCTGGTCGAGAAGCCGGTGCTGCTGGCCGCCACCGGGGGCAGTGAGCGCCATGCGCTGGTGATCGACCACCAGCTGCGCCCGCTGTTCAGCTTCTTCCAGGCGCGCACGCTGCCGATCGGCGTCTACGGCACCGACCGCGACTTCAGCAACTACCAGGTGAGCGACGGGGCGCTGTCGGCGCGCATCGACCTGGCGGTCGAGCGGGCCCTGCCGTACCTCGCCTCCCGTCCCGTGGCCGTGCGCCAGGCCGAGCCGGTCGCGCTGGCGGCCTGA
- a CDS encoding sigma-54 interaction domain-containing protein, giving the protein MNHLLTFPDPGAMALSIRAKALLFHDPRSVALLRHVERVARSEATVLVVGETGTGKELIARHIHAQSGRSGPFVAVNCGAFSESLIDAELFGHESGAFTGASGARAGWFEAANGGTLFLDEIGDLPLALQVKLLRVLQERQVVRLGSRRPIPLDVRLVAATNVDLQAAVEAQRFRADLYYRLSVATIELPPLRERPGDILPLARHFIDLYRHKLGLEAVTLAPDAEAALLAYGWPGNIRELENVIHYALIVCRHGVLRAADFRFAPVRSPLADATHATAASHPAADAETEEPAALAPFVAALDALLAAPPPALFQELEAAIVRRAFRLCRDNQVQTARLLGITRNTLRTLLKRHGLLNAPRPRTPYGLATAEPRKQPALSH; this is encoded by the coding sequence GTGAACCACCTGCTGACGTTTCCCGACCCCGGCGCCATGGCGCTGTCGATCCGCGCCAAGGCCCTGCTGTTTCACGATCCCCGCTCGGTCGCCCTGCTCCGGCATGTCGAACGCGTCGCGCGCAGCGAAGCGACCGTGCTGGTGGTCGGCGAGACCGGCACCGGCAAGGAACTGATCGCGCGCCACATCCATGCGCAAAGCGGCCGCAGCGGCCCGTTCGTCGCGGTCAACTGCGGGGCGTTCAGCGAGAGCCTGATCGACGCGGAACTGTTCGGTCACGAATCGGGCGCGTTCACCGGCGCCTCGGGCGCGCGCGCCGGCTGGTTCGAGGCCGCCAACGGCGGCACGCTGTTCCTCGACGAGATCGGCGACCTGCCGCTGGCCCTGCAGGTCAAGCTGCTGCGCGTGCTGCAGGAGCGCCAGGTGGTGCGGCTCGGCTCGCGCCGCCCGATCCCGCTGGACGTGCGGCTGGTCGCCGCGACCAACGTGGACCTGCAGGCTGCGGTCGAGGCCCAGCGCTTCCGCGCCGACCTCTACTACCGCCTGAGCGTGGCCACCATCGAGCTGCCGCCGCTGCGCGAACGCCCGGGTGACATCCTGCCGCTGGCGCGCCACTTCATCGACCTGTACCGCCACAAGCTGGGCCTGGAGGCCGTCACGCTCGCGCCGGACGCCGAGGCGGCGCTGCTGGCCTATGGCTGGCCGGGCAACATCCGCGAGCTGGAGAACGTCATTCACTATGCGCTGATCGTGTGCCGCCACGGCGTGCTGCGCGCCGCGGACTTCCGCTTCGCGCCGGTGCGCTCGCCGCTGGCCGACGCCACCCACGCGACGGCAGCATCGCACCCGGCTGCCGATGCCGAGACGGAAGAACCGGCGGCGCTGGCGCCGTTCGTCGCCGCACTCGACGCCCTGCTGGCCGCGCCCCCGCCGGCACTGTTCCAGGAACTGGAAGCCGCCATCGTGCGCCGCGCCTTCCGGCTGTGCCGCGACAACCAGGTGCAGACCGCGCGGCTGCTCGGCATCACGCGCAACACGCTGCGCACGCTGCTCAAGCGCCACGGCCTGCTGAATGCCCCGAGGCCCCGGACACCCTACGGCCTGGCCACGGCCGAGCCGCGCAAGCAGCCGGCGCTCAGCCACTGA
- a CDS encoding Y-family DNA polymerase, translating to MPYWLALIAPPCPSSPEPGRAAAGAVPAHDLAQQQAIGCWALQYTPRVTLLDEAVLMDVQASLRLFGGARALCRRVAQEAPVLGCVALARAPTARAALALARSGSPAPALARAGWRARLDAAPLAALTAAAEHLPLLERLGCRTLGEVRALPRAGLARRCGAALLEALDQAYGERPESFEWLCCPETFEAWLELPGRVESAPALMFGARRLLLQMCGWLAARHAGVRRFVLCWRHDFHRSGVDDAGELEVRLGEPTREPEHLARLLGELLAHVTLPGPVGELGLRADAPEPLQPAGPALPLTAGRQVREGETLAQLLERLSARLGAERVRRPVLCSDHRPEAMQRWVPAAVAGAAAGSVAALPAGLPQPGWLLPQPQPLATRQNRPQHHGPLQLLAGPHRVEAGWWAVTPGEPGRAGRDYFVAWNERAGLLWIYRERVPAGTAAGWFLHGVFG from the coding sequence ATGCCGTACTGGCTGGCCCTGATCGCACCGCCCTGTCCGTCGTCGCCTGAGCCCGGCCGGGCCGCGGCCGGCGCCGTGCCGGCGCACGACCTGGCGCAGCAGCAGGCGATCGGCTGCTGGGCGCTGCAGTACACGCCGCGCGTGACGCTGCTCGACGAGGCGGTGCTGATGGACGTGCAGGCCAGCCTGCGGCTGTTCGGCGGCGCGCGCGCGCTGTGCCGGCGCGTCGCGCAGGAAGCGCCGGTGCTGGGCTGCGTCGCGCTGGCGCGCGCGCCGACCGCGCGGGCGGCGCTGGCCCTGGCCCGCAGCGGGTCGCCCGCGCCCGCACTGGCGCGCGCCGGCTGGCGGGCCCGGCTCGACGCCGCGCCGCTGGCTGCCTTGACCGCCGCAGCCGAACACCTGCCGTTGCTCGAACGCCTGGGCTGCCGCACGCTGGGCGAGGTGCGGGCGCTGCCGCGCGCGGGGCTGGCGCGCCGCTGCGGCGCGGCGCTGCTGGAGGCGCTGGACCAGGCCTATGGCGAGCGGCCCGAGAGCTTCGAGTGGCTGTGCTGCCCGGAGACCTTCGAGGCCTGGCTGGAGCTGCCCGGGCGGGTCGAGTCGGCCCCGGCGCTGATGTTCGGCGCGCGCCGGCTGCTGCTGCAGATGTGCGGCTGGCTGGCCGCGCGCCATGCCGGCGTGCGGCGCTTCGTGCTGTGCTGGCGGCACGACTTCCACCGCAGCGGGGTCGACGATGCCGGCGAGCTGGAGGTGCGCCTGGGCGAGCCGACCCGCGAGCCGGAGCACCTGGCACGGTTGCTCGGCGAGCTGCTGGCGCACGTGACGCTGCCGGGGCCGGTCGGCGAGCTGGGACTGCGCGCCGACGCCCCCGAGCCCTTGCAGCCGGCCGGCCCGGCGCTGCCGCTGACCGCCGGCCGCCAGGTGCGCGAGGGCGAGACGCTCGCCCAGCTGCTGGAACGCCTGTCGGCCCGCCTCGGCGCGGAGCGGGTGCGCCGCCCGGTGCTGTGCTCCGACCACCGCCCCGAGGCCATGCAGCGCTGGGTGCCGGCCGCGGTCGCCGGGGCGGCGGCCGGGTCCGTGGCCGCATTGCCCGCGGGACTGCCGCAGCCCGGCTGGTTGCTGCCGCAGCCGCAGCCGCTGGCCACGCGCCAGAACCGGCCGCAACACCACGGCCCCTTGCAGCTGCTGGCCGGCCCGCACCGGGTGGAGGCCGGCTGGTGGGCGGTGACGCCGGGCGAGCCGGGCCGGGCCGGGCGCGACTACTTCGTCGCTTGGAACGAGCGCGCCGGGCTGCTGTGGATCTACCGCGAGCGGGTGCCGGCCGGCACGGCGGCGGGCTGGTTCCTGCACGGCGTGTTCGGCTGA